In Dasypus novemcinctus isolate mDasNov1 chromosome 10, mDasNov1.1.hap2, whole genome shotgun sequence, one DNA window encodes the following:
- the LOC101430076 gene encoding olfactory receptor 52B4-like — protein MAGFNHTGVNHIIFYLLGIPGREDLHMWISIPFFISYICALLGNVLLIFIILTKSSLHEPMYLFLSMLAGVDVIFATTTEPKALAIFWCNYREISLNGCIAQLYFQHSSFISESGILLIMAFDRYIAICHPLRYTMILTHPLIGKIGVAIFLRAHCTIFPMIFLLKRLTFCRTNILPHTFCEHIGLAKVSCDDIRINIWYGFFVLMSTVILDVVLIFASYVLILHAVFHISSQEARHKAVNTCSSHVCVIILFYGPGIFSVLTQRFGRHIPIHIHILLANVSMLAPPLLNPIIYGVKTKQIRDQVLSVLCPKQK, from the coding sequence ATGGCTGGCTTCAACCACACTGGTGTTAACCACATAATCTTCTATCTGCTGGGCATTCCAGGCCGAGAAGATCTACACATGTGGATTTCCATTCCCTTCTTCATATCCTACATCTGTGCCCTACTTGGGAATGTTCTGCTCATTTTCATTATCCTCACTAAGAGCAGCCTCCATGAACCCATGTACCTCTTTCTCTCTATGCTGGCTGGAGTTGACGTTATCTTTGCCACTACCACAGAACCCAAGGCTTTGGCTATTTTCTGGTGCAATTATAGGGAAATTTCTCTTAATGGCTGCATTGCCCAGCTCTACTTCCAGCATTCATCCTTCATTTCTGAATCAGGCATATTGCTGATTATGGCATTTGACCGCTATATTGCAATATGTCACCCACTGAGATACACCATGATTCTCACTCACCCTCTGATTGGGAAAATAGGTGTCGCTATTTTTTTGAGAGCACATTGTACAATTTTCCCCATGATATTTCTTCTGAAGAGGCTTACCTTTTGCAGAACCAACATCCTCCCACACACTTTCTGCGAACACATTGGCTTGGCCAAAGTTTCCTGTGATGACATCCGCATAAATATCTGGTATGGATTTTTTGTATTAATGTCCACAGTAATCTTGGATGTTGTCCTCATTTTTGCTTCCTATGTTCTGATTCTCCATGCTGTCTTCCACATATCTTCCCAAGAAGCTCGCCACAAGGCTGTCAACACTTGCAGCTCACATGTCTGTGTCATCATTCTCTTTTATGGACCAGGAATTTTCTCAGTTCTCACTCAGCGCTTTGGACGCCACATCCCAATACATATCCATATCCTGCTGGCCAATGTCAGCATGCTTGCTCCACCCCTGCTGAATCCTATCATTTATGGAGTCAAGACTAAGCAGATACGAGACCAAGTGCTTTCTGTATTATGTCCAAAGCAAAAATGA